One Coffea arabica cultivar ET-39 chromosome 5e, Coffea Arabica ET-39 HiFi, whole genome shotgun sequence DNA segment encodes these proteins:
- the LOC113722613 gene encoding diaboline synthase-like, which yields MDASLQFEIISETVIKPSSPTPPPLRYHKLSLVDQAMPPNYRIRLAFFYANIKGTRWLANEISQLLKSSLSKALAQYYPFAGRLMKNGYMIDCNDMGAQFTEGRINSRVAEIRKQLSSSSEKVQDLIFARSLFSGPASANHRSLVFVQLSSFNCGGIVLSVSINHRIADASSVSTFMNDWAAIARQTSDIPSPHLHGASLFPPVDGQQYRHPFPPKPDQGKYAKRILAFHASKIGELKAAALNSGVENPTRFEVVSALLYSCFMSAASKANSGSHIRPSIFFNAVNFRQIIVPPLPQNSVGNFATYFLTSVDNNAEVKLPELVNKLREGKTKLRKECTENINAIPSKLKASHSASPTAAIETINSDCYGCSSWCRFPFYGVDFGWGTPSLVYPAIIPEQNANILVLIDMEDGNGIYAHLILKELDMSLLEENEVLLAYASLDA from the coding sequence ATGGATGCCTCGCTGCAGTTTGAGATAATTTCTGAAACAGTCATCAAGCCTTCCTCACCCACTCCTCCTCCTTTGAGATACCACAAGCTCTCATTGGTAGATCAAGCAATGCCACCAAACTATCGGATCCGGTTGGCTTTCTTCTATGCTAATATTAAGGGAACTCGTTGGCTTGCCAATGAAATATCACAACTGCTTAAAAGTTCTCTCTCAAAAGCTCTTGCCCAGTATTACCCTTTCGCCGGAAGGCTGATGAAAAACGGCTATATGATTGATTGCAACGACATGGGCGCTCAATTTACTGAAGGCCGAATTAATTCTCGAGTGGCTGAGATTCGCAAGCAATTAAGTTCAAGTTCTGAAAAAGTGCAAGATCTTATCTTTGCTAGATCTCTATTCTCCGGGCCAGCCTCAGCTAATCATCGTAGTCTAGTATTTGTTCAGCTCAGTTCTTTCAACTGTGGAGGCATAGTATTGAGTGTGTCTATAAATCACAGGATTGCTGATGCATCCAGCGTATCAACTTTCATGAATGATTGGGCAGCAATAGCTCGTCAAACGAGTGACATCCCATCTCCTCATCTTCACGGAGCTTCTCTATTCCCCCCTGTTGACGGTCAGCAATATCGACACCCATTTCCTCCTAAGCCGGATCAAGGGAAGTACGCGAAAAGGATATTGGCGTTCCATGCTTCTAAAATTGGAGAACTCAAGGCTGCTGCTCTTAACTCAGGAGTAGAAAACCCTACTCGGTTTGAAGTTGTGTCAGCCCTACTTTACAGTTGTTTTATGTCTGCAGCATCAAAGGCAAACTCGGGATCACACATCCGCCCATCAATCTTCTTTAATGCTGTGAATTTTCGACAAATAATTGTCcctccacttccacaaaattCAGTTGGGAATTTTGCCACCTATTTCCTGACATCAGTTGACAACAATGCTGAAGTTAAATTACCAGAGTTAGTTAATAAACTGAGGGAAGGCAAAACAAAATTGCGCAAGGAGTGCACAGAAAACATCAATGCCATTCCTAGTAAGCTAAAAGCATCCCATTCAGCATCGCCGACAGCAGCAATTGAAACAATCAACTCTGACTGCTACGGGTGCTCAAGCTGGTGTAGGTTTCCATTTTATGGTGTTGATTTTGGCTGGGGAACACCTTCGCTGGTATACCCAGCAATCATTCCAGAGCAAAATGCCAACATTTTGGTATTGATAGACATGGAAGATGGTAATGGAATATATGCACATCTTATCCTAAAAGAGTTGGACATGTCactattggaagaaaatgaggtGCTGCTTGCTTATGCCTCTTTGGATGCTTAA